The Brevinematia bacterium region CCCGCAACAATCGGAGCTTTCATCTACGAAACATACAAAACCTTAAAAAGCGAAAGCTTAAGCCTTAAATTTGAATGGACGTATGTTATAGGATTCCTAGTCGCCTTAGTCGTCGGATACCTTGCTCTGTGGATTCTCATGAAGTTGCTTAAAGAAGGCAAATTCTACATTTTCTCAATATATACCTTCATAGTCGGACTTTCAGCATTAATTTTCTAGGAGGTAAGTATGGAAGAAGAACTAAAAGAAGTTAACCTTGATGTAACCGAGATTCAGAAAATATTACCCCATAGGTTTCCATTCCTTCTAGTTGATAAGATTGAGAAGATGGGAACAACTAAAGCAATAGGATATAAGAACGTCACAATAAACGAATGGTTTTTTCAAGGACACTTCCCCGGATACCCAATAATGCCAGGAGTTTTGATAATAGAAGGACTTGCCCAATGTGCCGGCGTTTTAGCTCTCAAAGCTATAGGGTATTCCTCTGATAATCCTCCACTGATTTTCTTCGCAACAATTGATAATGTAAAATTCAGGAATCCCGTTTTTCCAGGAGACAAACTTGTGTATGAAGTTGAAATAACAAAAATCTCAAACAAATTCGGTAAGTTCAGAGGTATTGCCAAAGTCGGCGACAAAGTCTGTGTAGAAGCCGAAATGATGGCAGTAATACAAAATAGATAGAACTCAAACCACCCTTCGGATGACCTAACCCTAAGCAGTCTAGAAAAAAGAAAATTCAGGCCCATTGAGATACAAAAAGTGGAAAGTAAACTATAGTTTCACTGAAAGTATAACAAAACTATAGTTCCATCTAGGAGGTTTTATGTCAAAAATACACAGCACTGCGATAATTGAAGGTAATGTCACACTAGGAGCTGAGGTTGAAATCGGACCTTATGTGGTGATCAGAGGAAATGTCAGCATTGGTGACGGAACTAGAATAGAAACAGGAACCTGCATCTATGGAAATGTTAAAATTGGCAATCAGAATAGAATAGGCCCCTACTCAGTAATAGGTTCTGATCCACAAGATCTTAAGTATGAAGGAGAGTCCGGATTTATTGAAATAGGAAACGAGAACTGGATAAG contains the following coding sequences:
- a CDS encoding undecaprenyl-diphosphate phosphatase, which codes for PATIGAFIYETYKTLKSESLSLKFEWTYVIGFLVALVVGYLALWILMKLLKEGKFYIFSIYTFIVGLSALIF
- the fabZ gene encoding 3-hydroxyacyl-ACP dehydratase FabZ, whose translation is MEEELKEVNLDVTEIQKILPHRFPFLLVDKIEKMGTTKAIGYKNVTINEWFFQGHFPGYPIMPGVLIIEGLAQCAGVLALKAIGYSSDNPPLIFFATIDNVKFRNPVFPGDKLVYEVEITKISNKFGKFRGIAKVGDKVCVEAEMMAVIQNR